The Myroides fluvii region TTTTATTCCTCATTTTTAGTTACTTACTTGAACAATACTCAGTTTTGTTACACAATTAGCCTCCTCATTAAAACCAGCTTTGACTGACTGAATCACCGCCTTTTGATCAAATCTCAATCCCATACAGTAGTAATAGAAAGAATTTCGCTTGGTCGTATTTACACTAACAACTGCGTTTTCATTCTGACATAAATAAGTGTTAACCAAATAATTATAATGATTATTAAAAGAAGCTCCATTGGCAATCTGTTGCAAGTGTTCTCTAAAATCATTGTCAATTAGCTTATATCCATCTTCCACATCTAATTCCTCATTGAGGTTTTTAAACGAGGGATAAATCTTTATCTTATGCACGACAGGATAAGCTGTTTCGTCTGTGTATAAATACACCTCAAAGTCACCAACTTGTTGATATGCATAAATAGCGAAGGGATCTTTGGCATCTATTGTTCCCGATTCACCAAACTTCCAACTAAACATCGTAGCCTTGTCAGTTACTGCGCGAAACATCACATTTTCGTACTGCATTGCTTCGGTCGGCGCATCAATTTCAGTAAAATAATCGCCGTAATTTTCTTTGGTATTCGGCTTAACTTCTATTGAAAACGCTTGAATATTCTTTTCATTAACCGTATACATAACTTGGTAGAAGCCTGGTTTTTTATAGAGGTGGAATCCCTTGTCCTCTAGAGATAAATCCCCATCGCCAAATTCCCATTTTTTAAGCGAATGAGAAGGTGGGTTTTCACTAAAATACAGGGTATCTCCGAGCTGTAATACTGTGGGGTAAACAGAAGCTTCTCCACTGAATTTAGAACTGTAAAAGTATTTTTGAAAAAAGTAAACGACTAAAAAACACAGGATGAAAGTGATGCCAATAACTAGGATCGTTCTTTCTTTATTTTTTTTTATATAACTCATTTTATCTTGTTAGTAACCTATTTCTACGTTGAATTAATTGCTGTTCTTTATCTTTAAAACCAATGGAACACTCCTCGAATTGCTTGCGGAATAACTTGATGTTTTCCTGTTTTTTCGCAATGATTTTTTTATCCTCTAAATACATTTTGTAGAAATCTCCTATTTGGTTATAAACCTCTTTACGAGGATCGAAAATCGTTGTATTCGCAAATGAATTCACCACTTGATTAATGCCGTTTACGATTTCGTTTTCTTCAATGGGTTTTGGGCTAGTAAGTGCCAGTGTATTAATCTTTTGAAAAGCCGCTACTACTAAAGGCTCTACCTTTTTTTGCTGTTCGTTAAACCTGTTTTTTTGCTCCAACATTTCAGCATCTAAGCGCGTTTCTTTGGCAAAGGGGGAATGATAGCCACTAAGGCCAATAATACCTAATAAAACTAAGGCTAAGGCAAGCATTCCGATTAAGTAAAACAATTGATAAATCTGTTCTTTTCTCGAAAGAGATTGATGGGCGTGAGTCATAACTATTTATCTTTTATTAAATTTTCGACTTGGATCATCCGTCAATTCCGTATAGACATTCTTAAAGCGGTGCATACATTCATTGAGATCGCGCAAAGCAACTGCCTCTTGGTTGTCAATTGCAATGATTTTATCTTTTAAAACCAACAAACTATCCAGTTGAGTAAACAGCAAATCATACCCCTTGAAATTTTCTTTATTTTCAAAATTCAAAAGTTTTTTTATCTCTTGTACGTCTTTCGTTATATACTGCTCTAGGAAGAGGTTGTTCTCGACTTTTCCCGTGCTTAACAAACTCATATGATAATACACCGTATCTACTTTACTCTTCAAAACATATTGCTTATTCAGCAGTGTTTTATACG contains the following coding sequences:
- a CDS encoding type VI secretion system transmembrane protein TssO, translated to MTHAHQSLSRKEQIYQLFYLIGMLALALVLLGIIGLSGYHSPFAKETRLDAEMLEQKNRFNEQQKKVEPLVVAAFQKINTLALTSPKPIEENEIVNGINQVVNSFANTTIFDPRKEVYNQIGDFYKMYLEDKKIIAKKQENIKLFRKQFEECSIGFKDKEQQLIQRRNRLLTR
- the tssO gene encoding type VI secretion system TssO — its product is MYLKSINSKQIYFSLLCFCVNFVILIFVFFIGIYFFFESSDRQHKHIEKDLLAYKTLLNKQYVLKSKVDTVYYHMSLLSTGKVENNLFLEQYITKDVQEIKKLLNFENKENFKGYDLLFTQLDSLLVLKDKIIAIDNQEAVALRDLNECMHRFKNVYTELTDDPSRKFNKR